A region of Desulfolithobacter dissulfuricans DNA encodes the following proteins:
- a CDS encoding DUF2905 domain-containing protein — protein MARTLILLGVLLVAAGLLWPWLKNLPLGRLPGDIIISRENFRFYFPVTTSIVVSIILSLLLWIFRKF, from the coding sequence CAAGGACGTTGATTCTTCTTGGCGTGCTGCTGGTGGCGGCCGGGCTGCTCTGGCCCTGGCTTAAAAATCTGCCCCTTGGCAGGCTGCCCGGCGATATCATTATCAGCCGGGAAAACTTTCGTTTCTACTTCCCGGTGACCACCTCCATCGTGGTCAGCATTATCCTCAGCCTGCTCTTGTGGATTTTCAGGAAATTCTGA